A genome region from Phoenix dactylifera cultivar Barhee BC4 chromosome 18, palm_55x_up_171113_PBpolish2nd_filt_p, whole genome shotgun sequence includes the following:
- the LOC103698825 gene encoding ras-related protein RABE1c-like isoform X3, producing the protein MGILLVYDVTDESSFNNIRNWIRQIEQHASDNVNKILVGNKADMDENKRAVSTSQGQMLADEYGIKFFETSAKTNFNVEQVFFSIARDIKQRLAESDSKSEPQTIKISKPDAAAAPSIAEQKSSCCGS; encoded by the exons ATGGGTATTTTGCTGGTTTATGATGTCACCGACGAATCTTCTTTCAACA ACATTAGGAACTGGATTCGTCAAATTGAGCAGCATGCATCTGATAATGTTAACAAAATATTGGTTGGCAACAAGGCTGACATGGATGAGAACAAGCGG GCTGTATCTACATCTCAGGGCCAGATGCTAGCTGATGAATATGGCATCAAATTTTTCGAGACT AGTGCAAAAACAAACTTCAATGTGGAGCAAGTCTTCTTCTCAATTGCCAGGGACATCAAGCAAAGACTAGCAGAGAGTGACTCTAAATCTGAG CCCCAAACCATCAAAATCAGCAAACCAGATGCAGCTGCTGCCCCCAGCATTGCTGAGCAGAAATCAAGTTGCTGTGGTTCCTGA
- the LOC103698816 gene encoding superoxide dismutase [Cu-Zn], chloroplastic codes for MQALLAAAMAAQTVLFSTAYASPLLPPSSARPFHSAFVGQSIRLPSTASFKLAMPAVSKPLTVVAAAKKAVAVLKGNSQVEGVVTLVQEDNGPTTVKVRVTGLTPGLHGFHLHEYGDTTNGCISTGAHFNPNNMTHGAPEDEVRHAGDLGNIVANTEGVAEATIVDNQIPLSGPNSVVGRAFVVHELEDDLGKGGHELSLTTGNAGGRLACGVVGLTPLA; via the exons ATGCAAGCGCTGCTCGCCGCCGCCATGGCCGCCCAGACCGTGCTCTTCTCCACCGCCTACGCTtctcccctcctccctccttcctctgcCCGCCCTTTCCACTCCGCCTTCGTCGGTCAGTCCATCCGTCTCCCCTCCACCGCCTCCTTCAAGCTTGCCATGCCCGCCGTGTCGAAGCCCCTCACCGTCGTCGCCGCCGCCAAGAAGGCCGTCGCCGTCCTCAAGGGCAACTCGCAGGTCGAGGGCGTCGTCACCCTCGTCCAAGAAGACAACG GTCCTACAACAGTAAAAGTTCGTGTTACTGGACTTACACCTGGACTTCATGGTTTCCATCTA CATGAGTATGGGGATACTACCAATGGGTGCATATCAACAG GGGCACATTTTAACCCCAACAATATGACACATGGTGCTCCTGAAGATGAAGTCCGTCATGCGGGTGACCTGGGAAACATAGTTGCAAACACTGAAG GAGTAGCTGAGGCAACAATTGTAGATAACCAG ATTCCATTGAGCGGACCAAATTCGGTTGTCGGAAGAGCATTTGTGGTTCATGAGCTGGAGGATGATCTTGGAAAAG GGGGGCATGAACTCAGCCTTACCACTGGAAATGCAGGAGGAAGATTGGCATGTG GTGTTGTTGGGTTGACCCCCCTTGCGTGA
- the LOC103699998 gene encoding protein smg8-like: MEQRNPSPSPVRVLVRPPPSAASTSAASPPTSNPPIPPPPNPPFSSATASAAGAAPPPDGVVVVGFLGSRATTDVSHLINRILDANVFCSGGLDKDLFHPRSDGVGQEEEWFRRRRISYYHDAEKGMVFLQFSSSLSLLSLLASSQTDGGGDGSASILEQSEAEDLRGMLFMFSVCHVIIFIHEGLRFDTQILKKFRMLQAAKHALAPFLRSQIAPTLTKSPSSVSLRMAQRASSVSPPGRRGGTSNRHGSAISLMSGTGSHPLLLPGQCTPVILFVFNDEILDGANPASNVEDSSDASSLNQPPSMGGLPRPSLNLKGTGSVVMLARPASKIEGSYRKKLQSSLEAQIRFLIKKCRTLVGAESSHVGSRGVGHVSSFPLFSLDASRVVALLDRSENQRGGSLDFVTGLLEEALNSKTVLDIFSLENHCQSLNNEDIQLIKDFIFRHSDTLRGRGGLPSNANSGGAAGVGMVAAAAAAAAASAAAGKPVRVPELPSLENWLSLSNVILDSLLSVKNGSMNEIGNMKKIHCQRSANETQDEQFSAPGTNAIEAAISCLESSKGLNMKFSISWCQRALPAAKEVYLKDLPACYPTTLHKAQLERALQAFHSMVKGPAVQLFSKKLEDQCTSIWESGRQLCDAVSLTGKPCMHQRHDVKTCDSLSAVEKQHSSGYVFLHACACGRSRRLRDDPFDFDSANITFNCFANCENLLPSLILPRGGNAGSLPLNSWHLMRLGGARYHKPSKGLLQTGFCSSEKYLFKWTISLEREKDTNSFPVGVTGRSSVVSTTPDLKHVSIVDGEVKKSGTAEFLREDKHGGSENQKKTVRGALL; encoded by the exons ATGGAGCAACGCaacccctctccctcccccgtccgcGTCCTCGTCCGCCCTCCGCCTTCCGCTGCCTCCACGTCGGCCGCTTCTCCTCCTACCTCCAACCCCCCGATCCCGCCTCCCCCAAATCCCCCCTTCTCCTCCGCCACCGCTTCCGCCGCCGGCGCTGCTCCTCCTCCCGACGGTGTCGTGGTGGTGGGATTCCTCGGAAGCAGGGCCACCACCGACGTCTCCCATCTTATCAACCGGATCCTCGACGCCAACGTTTTCTGCTCCGGCGGCCTCGATAAGGATCTTTTCCACCCCCGCTCCGATGGGGTCGGCCAAGAAGAGGAGTGGTTCCGGCGACGAAGGATCAGCTACTACCACGATGCGGAGAAAGGGATGGTCTTCCTGCAGTTCTCGTCGTCTTTATCGCTGCTGTCGTTGCTGGCCTCGTCTCAAACAGATGGTGGGGGAGATGGTTCCGCATCGATCTTGGAGCAATCCGAAGCCGAGGATCTCCGTGGGATGCTCTTCATGTTCTCT GTTTGCCATGTGATTATATTTATTCACGAGGGTCTGAGATTTGATAcccaaattttaaaaaaatttcggaTGCTACAAGCTGCGAAGCATGCTCTGGCACCATTTCTGAGGTCCCAAATCGCTCCAACATTAACAAAATCACCTTCCTCTGTTTCACTGCGAATGGCTCAGAGAGCCTCTTCTGTCTCTCCTCCAGGCCGACGTGGTGGGACCTCGAACCGACATGGCTCGGCAATTTCTTTAATGTCGGGTACAGGCTCTCATCCACTACTGCTGCCAGGGCAGTGTACTCCCGTCATTCTCTTTGTTTTCAATGATGAAATATTGGATGGAGCAAATCCAGCAAGCAATGTGGAGGACTCCTCTGATGCCTCATCACTAAATCAGCCCCCCAGCATGGGTGGATTGCCAAGGCCAAGCTTGAACTTGAAAGGTACTGGTTCTGTGGTCATGCTAGCACGTCCTGCAAGTAAAATTGAAGGCAGTTACAGGAAGAAGCTGCAATCGTCTCTGGAGGCACAGATCCGTTTTTTGATCAAGAAATGCCGCACGCTTGTTGGTGCAGAATCTAGTCATGTTGGTTCAAGAGGCGTTGGTCATGTGAGCTCCTTTCCCCTGTTTTCTCTTGATGCATCAAGGGTTGTGGCATTGTTGGACAGGTCTGAGAACCAGAGAGGCGGATCCTTGGATTTTGTTACAGGTCTTTTGGAGGAGGCTCTTAATTCAAAAACTGTCTTGGATATATTTTCACTTGAAAACCATTGCCAGTCTTTGAATAATGAGGACATTCAGTTGATAAAGGATTTTATATTTAGGCACTCTGATACTCTAAGAGGGAGAGGAGGCCTGCCAAGTAATGCTAACAGTGGCGGGGCTGCTGGTGTTGGGATGGTAGCTGCAGCAGCAGCTGCAGCGGCAGCATCGGCTGCAGCAGGAAAGCCGGTTCGTGTCCCTGAACTCCCAAGTTTAGAAAACTGGCTGTCTTTGAGTAATGTGATTCTTGATTCCTTGCTATCTGTAAAAAATGGCTCTATGAATGAAAttggaaacatgaaaaaaatACATTGTCAAAGAAGTGCAAATGAGACACAGGATGAGCAGTTTTCTGCACCTGGAACCAATGCTATTGAAGCTGCAATTTCTTGTTTGGAAAGTAGTAAGGGCCTTAACATGAAGTTTTCTATATCTTGGTGTCAAAGAGCTCTTCCAGCTGCTAAGGAGGTTTACCTGAAAGACTTGCCTGCATGTTACCCGACTACTTTGCATAAAGCACAATTGGAGAGAGCTTTGCAAGCATTTCACTCGATGGTCAAGGGACCAGCCGTCCAATTATTTTCAAAGAAGCTGGAAGATCAATGCACATCAATATGGGAATCAGGAAGGCAACTATGCGATGCCGTCAGCCTAACAGGAAAGCCGTGCATGCATCAGAGACATGATGTTAAGACCTGTGATTCACTGTCAGCAGTTGAGAAGCAACACTCCAGTGGATATGTTTTTCTTCATGCCTGTGCTTGTGGTCGCTCAAGGCGCCTTCGAGATGATCCTTTTGACTTTGACAGTGCTAATATCACATTCAATTGTTTTGCAAATTGTGAGAATCTTCTTCCATCTCTCATACTTCCAAGAGGAGGTAATGCAGGATCTCTTCCTCTGAACTCATGGCATTTGATGCGCCTCGGAGGTGCAAGATATCATAAGCCATCAAAAGGCTTACTTCAAACTGGATTCTGCTCTagtgaaaaatatttatttaaatggACAATTTCactggagagagagaaggatacAAACAGCTTTCCTGTTGGTGTTACTGGCAGAAGTTCTGTAGTAAGCACAACTCCTGATCTCAAGCATGTTTCTATTGTGGATGGAGAAGTGAAGAAATCTGGAACTGCTGAGTTTCTTAGAGAAGATAAGCATGGAGGAtcagaaaatcagaaaaaaacagTTAGAGGTGCTCTGCTCTGA
- the LOC103698807 gene encoding uncharacterized protein LOC103698807 isoform X1 yields the protein MEGRIRRYGDQTSPERTKIWVEPPPKHHHHRRRQHHHQQQQGRKISVVYYLCRNRHLDPPHFIEVSVSSPEGLYLRDVINRLNVLRGKQMAAMYSWSCKRSYKSGFLWHDLSEDDLVLPAQDNEYVLKGSELVDQPPPDRLHRGIGDPMVRNKTRLSHRAHEASSSSSPPAVVFKEPKLSQSPPPTLQEGELSPAGNFSPVPVGRTTPSSRSLAEYRVEKVIGARDASTQTEDNGGRKTRTARVSTDDGLLGTECNGSHHHNRSPRSVEGLEIVGDESSPPWSASSLGDGKMDTLENLIRAEAAFRANNFRITEESPMRVKLKAADLLMQLISCGSISAKGYGHGFELVPAYRPRFAHANFSSPVVLGELGSRLENSRPTGLCDYFGRSLIEAKNPKEELGASSCEDDRSCKMPSLEGDKENVVDSKHSKCLLRTTKITSCKHFRNETMASPISNARHSSAGPDCSRSFPLNSSRVGSRMITDASLVKGSSMSLKSFKDEKEKVIMIEERLNSGARVIIQSRSPCDDSKDSSGLP from the exons ATGGAAGGACGAATTAGAAGATACGGAGACCAAACTAGTCCAGAGCGAACTAAAATCTGGGTAGAGCCACCACCAAAACACCACCACCACCGCCGCCGACAACACCACCACCAGCAGCAGCAGGGTAGAAAGATCTCAGTGGTGTATTATCTTTGCCGGAACCGCCACCTCGACCCCCCGCACTTCATCGAAGTCTCTGTCTCCTCTCCCGAAGGTCTCTACCTAAGAG ATGTGATCAATAGGCTTAATGTGCTAAGAGGAAAGCAAATGGCCGCGATGTATTCGTGGTCCTGCAAGAG GAGTTACAAGAGTGGATTTCTGTGGCACGACCTCTCGGAGGATGATCTGGTACTCCCGGCGCAGGACAATGAGTATGTCCTCAAGGGCTCTGAGCTCGTGGATCAACCCCCTCCCG ATCGGCTGCATCGCGGCATTGGCGACCCAATGGTTCGGAACAAGACGCGCCTCTCCCATAGAGCCCACgaagcctcctcctcttcctctccccccgCCGTTGTGTTCAAGGAGCCGAAGCTTTCCCAATCCCCGCCGCCGACCCTGCAAGAAGGCGAGCTATCCCCCGCCGGGAACTTCTCCCCGGTTCCCGTCGGCAGAACTACCCCTTCGTCCCGGAGCCTGGCCGAGTACCGGGTCGAGAAGGTAATTGGAGCTCGGGATGCTTCCACCCAGACTGAGGACAATGGAGGAAGGAAGACCCGCACGGCCAGAGTCTCCACTGATGATGGGTTGTTGGGTACCGAGTGCAACGGCAGCCACCATCATAACAGGAGCCCGCGATCCGTGGAGGGGTTGGAGATCGTCGGAGATGAGAGTTCGCCTCCGTGGAGTGCTTCTTCCTTGGGTGATGGGAAGATGGATACGTTGGAGAATTTGATAAGAGCTGAGGCGGCTTTCAGGGCGAACAATTTTAGGATAACGGAGGAGTCCCCCATGCGGGTGAAGCTCAAGGCCGCGGATTTGCTGATGCAGCTGATCTCGTGCGGGTCGATCTCTGCGAAAGGCTACGGCCATGGCTTTGAGCTCGTGCCCGCCTACCGGCCGAGGTTCGCTCATGCGAACTTCTCCTCACCGGTGGTGCTGGGAGAGCTCGGCTCGCGGCTGGAAAATTCGAGGCCGACGGGGTTGTGCGATTATTTTGGCCGGAGCTTGATCGAAGCTAAGAACCCCAAGGAGGAACTAGGAGCTTCTTCCTGTGAGGATGACCG GAGCTGCAAGATGCCTAGTTTGGAGGGGGACAAAGAAAATGTAGTGGATTCAAAACATTCAAAATGCCTCCTACGAACAACCAAAATTACATCTTGCAAGCACTTCAGGAATGAAACAATGGCATCACCTATCTCAAATGCAAGGCATTCTTCAGCTGGGCCAGACTGCAGCAGATCCTTTCCTCTCAACTCATCAAGAGTTGGAAGTAGAATGATCACTGATGCTTCCCTAGTGAAAGGATCATCTATGAGTTTAAAATCTTTCAAAGATGAAAAGGAGAAGGTGATCATGATCGAAGAAAG GCTTAATTCTGGAGCTCGGGTTATAATTCAATCCAGATCTCCATGTGATGATAGTAAGGATAGCTCTGGTTTGCCATAA
- the LOC103698807 gene encoding uncharacterized protein LOC103698807 isoform X3, producing MEGRIRRYGDQTSPERTKIWVEPPPKHHHHRRRQHHHQQQQGRKISVVYYLCRNRHLDPPHFIEVSVSSPEGLYLRDVINRLNVLRGKQMAAMYSWSCKRSYKSGFLWHDLSEDDLVLPAQDNEYVLKGSELVDQPPPDRLHRGIGDPMVRNKTRLSHRAHEASSSSSPPAVVFKEPKLSQSPPPTLQEGELSPAGNFSPVPVGRTTPSSRSLAEYRVEKVIGARDASTQTEDNGGRKTRTARVSTDDGLLGTECNGSHHHNRSPRSVEGLEIVGDESSPPWSASSLGDGKMDTLENLIRAEAAFRANNFRITEESPMRVKLKAADLLMQLISCGSISAKGYGHGFELVPAYRPRFAHANFSSPVVLGELGSRLENSRPTGLCDYFGRSLIEAKNPKEELGASSCEDDRSCKMPSLEGDKENVVDSKHSKCLLRTTKITSCKHFRNETMASPISNARHSSAGPDCSRSFPLNSSRVGSRMITDASLVKGSSMSLKSFKDEKEKA from the exons ATGGAAGGACGAATTAGAAGATACGGAGACCAAACTAGTCCAGAGCGAACTAAAATCTGGGTAGAGCCACCACCAAAACACCACCACCACCGCCGCCGACAACACCACCACCAGCAGCAGCAGGGTAGAAAGATCTCAGTGGTGTATTATCTTTGCCGGAACCGCCACCTCGACCCCCCGCACTTCATCGAAGTCTCTGTCTCCTCTCCCGAAGGTCTCTACCTAAGAG ATGTGATCAATAGGCTTAATGTGCTAAGAGGAAAGCAAATGGCCGCGATGTATTCGTGGTCCTGCAAGAG GAGTTACAAGAGTGGATTTCTGTGGCACGACCTCTCGGAGGATGATCTGGTACTCCCGGCGCAGGACAATGAGTATGTCCTCAAGGGCTCTGAGCTCGTGGATCAACCCCCTCCCG ATCGGCTGCATCGCGGCATTGGCGACCCAATGGTTCGGAACAAGACGCGCCTCTCCCATAGAGCCCACgaagcctcctcctcttcctctccccccgCCGTTGTGTTCAAGGAGCCGAAGCTTTCCCAATCCCCGCCGCCGACCCTGCAAGAAGGCGAGCTATCCCCCGCCGGGAACTTCTCCCCGGTTCCCGTCGGCAGAACTACCCCTTCGTCCCGGAGCCTGGCCGAGTACCGGGTCGAGAAGGTAATTGGAGCTCGGGATGCTTCCACCCAGACTGAGGACAATGGAGGAAGGAAGACCCGCACGGCCAGAGTCTCCACTGATGATGGGTTGTTGGGTACCGAGTGCAACGGCAGCCACCATCATAACAGGAGCCCGCGATCCGTGGAGGGGTTGGAGATCGTCGGAGATGAGAGTTCGCCTCCGTGGAGTGCTTCTTCCTTGGGTGATGGGAAGATGGATACGTTGGAGAATTTGATAAGAGCTGAGGCGGCTTTCAGGGCGAACAATTTTAGGATAACGGAGGAGTCCCCCATGCGGGTGAAGCTCAAGGCCGCGGATTTGCTGATGCAGCTGATCTCGTGCGGGTCGATCTCTGCGAAAGGCTACGGCCATGGCTTTGAGCTCGTGCCCGCCTACCGGCCGAGGTTCGCTCATGCGAACTTCTCCTCACCGGTGGTGCTGGGAGAGCTCGGCTCGCGGCTGGAAAATTCGAGGCCGACGGGGTTGTGCGATTATTTTGGCCGGAGCTTGATCGAAGCTAAGAACCCCAAGGAGGAACTAGGAGCTTCTTCCTGTGAGGATGACCG GAGCTGCAAGATGCCTAGTTTGGAGGGGGACAAAGAAAATGTAGTGGATTCAAAACATTCAAAATGCCTCCTACGAACAACCAAAATTACATCTTGCAAGCACTTCAGGAATGAAACAATGGCATCACCTATCTCAAATGCAAGGCATTCTTCAGCTGGGCCAGACTGCAGCAGATCCTTTCCTCTCAACTCATCAAGAGTTGGAAGTAGAATGATCACTGATGCTTCCCTAGTGAAAGGATCATCTATGAGTTTAAAATCTTTCAAAGATGAAAAGGAGAAG GCTTAA
- the LOC103698807 gene encoding uncharacterized protein LOC103698807 isoform X2, with translation MEGRIRRYGDQTSPERTKIWVEPPPKHHHHRRRQHHHQQQQGRKISVVYYLCRNRHLDPPHFIEVSVSSPEDVINRLNVLRGKQMAAMYSWSCKRSYKSGFLWHDLSEDDLVLPAQDNEYVLKGSELVDQPPPDRLHRGIGDPMVRNKTRLSHRAHEASSSSSPPAVVFKEPKLSQSPPPTLQEGELSPAGNFSPVPVGRTTPSSRSLAEYRVEKVIGARDASTQTEDNGGRKTRTARVSTDDGLLGTECNGSHHHNRSPRSVEGLEIVGDESSPPWSASSLGDGKMDTLENLIRAEAAFRANNFRITEESPMRVKLKAADLLMQLISCGSISAKGYGHGFELVPAYRPRFAHANFSSPVVLGELGSRLENSRPTGLCDYFGRSLIEAKNPKEELGASSCEDDRSCKMPSLEGDKENVVDSKHSKCLLRTTKITSCKHFRNETMASPISNARHSSAGPDCSRSFPLNSSRVGSRMITDASLVKGSSMSLKSFKDEKEKVIMIEERLNSGARVIIQSRSPCDDSKDSSGLP, from the exons ATGGAAGGACGAATTAGAAGATACGGAGACCAAACTAGTCCAGAGCGAACTAAAATCTGGGTAGAGCCACCACCAAAACACCACCACCACCGCCGCCGACAACACCACCACCAGCAGCAGCAGGGTAGAAAGATCTCAGTGGTGTATTATCTTTGCCGGAACCGCCACCTCGACCCCCCGCACTTCATCGAAGTCTCTGTCTCCTCTCCCGAAG ATGTGATCAATAGGCTTAATGTGCTAAGAGGAAAGCAAATGGCCGCGATGTATTCGTGGTCCTGCAAGAG GAGTTACAAGAGTGGATTTCTGTGGCACGACCTCTCGGAGGATGATCTGGTACTCCCGGCGCAGGACAATGAGTATGTCCTCAAGGGCTCTGAGCTCGTGGATCAACCCCCTCCCG ATCGGCTGCATCGCGGCATTGGCGACCCAATGGTTCGGAACAAGACGCGCCTCTCCCATAGAGCCCACgaagcctcctcctcttcctctccccccgCCGTTGTGTTCAAGGAGCCGAAGCTTTCCCAATCCCCGCCGCCGACCCTGCAAGAAGGCGAGCTATCCCCCGCCGGGAACTTCTCCCCGGTTCCCGTCGGCAGAACTACCCCTTCGTCCCGGAGCCTGGCCGAGTACCGGGTCGAGAAGGTAATTGGAGCTCGGGATGCTTCCACCCAGACTGAGGACAATGGAGGAAGGAAGACCCGCACGGCCAGAGTCTCCACTGATGATGGGTTGTTGGGTACCGAGTGCAACGGCAGCCACCATCATAACAGGAGCCCGCGATCCGTGGAGGGGTTGGAGATCGTCGGAGATGAGAGTTCGCCTCCGTGGAGTGCTTCTTCCTTGGGTGATGGGAAGATGGATACGTTGGAGAATTTGATAAGAGCTGAGGCGGCTTTCAGGGCGAACAATTTTAGGATAACGGAGGAGTCCCCCATGCGGGTGAAGCTCAAGGCCGCGGATTTGCTGATGCAGCTGATCTCGTGCGGGTCGATCTCTGCGAAAGGCTACGGCCATGGCTTTGAGCTCGTGCCCGCCTACCGGCCGAGGTTCGCTCATGCGAACTTCTCCTCACCGGTGGTGCTGGGAGAGCTCGGCTCGCGGCTGGAAAATTCGAGGCCGACGGGGTTGTGCGATTATTTTGGCCGGAGCTTGATCGAAGCTAAGAACCCCAAGGAGGAACTAGGAGCTTCTTCCTGTGAGGATGACCG GAGCTGCAAGATGCCTAGTTTGGAGGGGGACAAAGAAAATGTAGTGGATTCAAAACATTCAAAATGCCTCCTACGAACAACCAAAATTACATCTTGCAAGCACTTCAGGAATGAAACAATGGCATCACCTATCTCAAATGCAAGGCATTCTTCAGCTGGGCCAGACTGCAGCAGATCCTTTCCTCTCAACTCATCAAGAGTTGGAAGTAGAATGATCACTGATGCTTCCCTAGTGAAAGGATCATCTATGAGTTTAAAATCTTTCAAAGATGAAAAGGAGAAGGTGATCATGATCGAAGAAAG GCTTAATTCTGGAGCTCGGGTTATAATTCAATCCAGATCTCCATGTGATGATAGTAAGGATAGCTCTGGTTTGCCATAA